The following proteins are encoded in a genomic region of Zea mays cultivar B73 chromosome 9, Zm-B73-REFERENCE-NAM-5.0, whole genome shotgun sequence:
- the LOC100217220 gene encoding UDP-glucose:2-hydroxyflavanone C-glucosyltransferase-like → MSSPAPSSPSRSSHGSRSSPRIVLFPSAGMGHLVPFTRLAVALSAGHGCDISLVTALPTVSSAESRHIAALYAAFPAIRQLDLRFAPFDASSEFPGADPFYLRYEALRRCAPSLLGPLLAGAGASALVVDMALASVAIPVARELHVPCFVFFTASATMLSFKAYFPTYLDDVGAGHGVGDVDVPGVYRIPSSSVPQALHDPDNIFTRQFVANGRALATADGLLVNAFHAMEPEAVEALQGRFVLSVLPPVFAVGPLMPVNDLRETGEAAQKQGNYRAWLDEQPPRPVVYVSFGSRKALPKDQIKELAAGLEACGHRFLWVVKGAVVDRDDAGELSELLGEAFLRRVQGRGLVTKSWVEQEEVLRHPAVALFVSHCGWNSVTEAVSSGVPVLAWPRFADQRVNASVVVRCGLGVWAEQWSWEGEEALVRAEEIAALVMEAMGDDAMAVKTANVREAASRAVVDGGTSYLCLAAFVHRCIAPREVI, encoded by the coding sequence ATGTCCTCGCCGGCACCATCATCGCCCTCCAGGTCCAGCCACGGCTCACGAAGCTCCCCGCGCATCGTCCTCTTCCCGAGCGCTGGCATGGGCCACCTGGTCCCGTTCACCCGCCTCGCGGTCGCGCTTTCCGCCGGCCACGGTTGCGACATCTCCCTCGTGACGGCGCTGCCCACAGTTTCGTCCGCGGAGTCCCGCCACATCGCCGCGCTCTACGCTGCGTTCCCCGCCATCCGGCAGCTGGACCTCCGCTTTGCCCCTTTCGACGCGTCGTCCGAATTCCCTGGCGCCGATCCATTCTACCTCCGCTACGAGGCCCTGCGCCGCTGCGCGCCCTCGCTCCTCGGCCCGCTCCTCGCTGGCGCAGGCGCGTCCGCTCTCGTCGTGGACATGGCGCTGGCCTCCGTGGCCATACCCGTAGCCAGGGAGCTCCACGTCCCGTGCTTCGTCTTCTTCACCGCGTCGGCCACGATGCTCTCATTCAAAGCCTACTTTCCCACCTACCTTGACGACGTCGGTGCCGGACATGGCGTTGGCGACGTTGACGTGCCCGGCGTGTACCGCATCCCAAGTTCGTCCGTCCCACAGGCGCTGCATGATCCCGATAACATCTTCACCCGGCAGTTCGTCGCGAATGGCCGAGCGCTCGCGACAGCCGACGGCCTCCTGGTCAACGCCTTCCACGCCATGGAGCCGGAGGCCGTCGAGGCACTACAGGGTCGCTTCGTGCTCTCCGTTCTGCCGCCCGTGTTCGCCGTGGGGCCGCTTATGCCGGTGAACGACCTCCGGGAGACAGGGGAGGCAGCGCAAAAACAGGGGAACTATAGGGCGTGGCTGGACGAGCAGCCGCCGCGGCCTGTGGTGTATGTCAGCTTTGGTAGCCGCAAGGCTCTCCCCAAGGACCAGATCAAGGAGCTCGCCGCCGGACTGGAAGCGTGTGGCCACCGCTTCTTGTGGGTTGTGAAGGGCGCTGTCGTGGACAGGGATGACGCTGGGGAGCTCAGCGAACTGCTTGGCGAGGCCTTCCTGCGGCGCGTGCAAGGCCGTGGCCTGGTGACCAAGTCGTGGGTCGAGCAAGAGGAGGTGCTCAGGCACCCGGCCGTGGCGCTGTTCGTCAGCCACTGCGGATGGAACTCGGTGACGGAGGCAGTGAGCAGCGGCGTGCCAGTGCTGGCGTGGCCGAGGTTCGCGGACCAGCGAGTGAACGCCAGCGTGGTGGTCCGTTGCGGGCTCGGTGTGTGGGCTGAGCAGTGGAGCTGGGAGGGGGAAGAGGCGCTGGTGAGAGCGGAGGAGATCGCAGCGCTGGTGATGGAGGCTATGGGAGACGACGCGATGGCAGTGAAAACGGCGAACGTCCGCGAGGCTGCGTCGAGAGCCGTGGTGGACGGCGGCACGAGCTACCTATGCCTGGCGGCGTTCGTGCATCGTTGCATTGCACCGCGTGAAGTTATATAA